A part of Flavobacteriaceae bacterium GSB9 genomic DNA contains:
- a CDS encoding methyltransferase domain-containing protein: protein MIKNTSKWFTSWFDTPFYHILYKDRNETEAHAFMDTLTNYLNIPEHGKILDLACGKGRHARYLNKIGYDVTGVDLSENSIAFAKKFENHRLHFDVHDMCKPYHKQFDAVFNLFTSFGYFENDADNLNTIKAIKADLNEHGFGVIDFMNSEFVIDHLVPEETKTVEDIEFHLKRYVDGQYIVKDIRFKVGDNDYHFQERVKAFTLKDFENLFEQANVYLLDVFGDYKLRKFSPKTSERLVMIFK from the coding sequence ATGATAAAAAACACTTCTAAATGGTTTACTTCGTGGTTCGACACGCCGTTCTACCATATTTTATATAAAGATCGAAACGAAACCGAGGCGCATGCCTTTATGGATACACTTACCAATTATTTAAACATTCCAGAGCACGGTAAAATTTTGGATTTAGCTTGTGGAAAAGGGCGACATGCAAGGTATTTAAATAAAATTGGTTATGATGTTACCGGTGTTGATCTAAGCGAAAACAGTATAGCCTTTGCCAAAAAATTTGAAAATCACCGCTTGCATTTTGATGTTCATGATATGTGCAAACCTTATCACAAACAGTTTGATGCCGTTTTTAATCTCTTTACAAGTTTTGGGTATTTTGAAAATGATGCTGATAATTTAAACACTATAAAAGCCATAAAAGCCGATTTAAACGAACATGGTTTCGGAGTTATTGATTTTATGAATAGTGAATTTGTTATTGATCATTTGGTGCCAGAGGAAACAAAAACAGTTGAAGATATTGAGTTTCACTTAAAACGTTACGTTGACGGGCAATACATTGTAAAGGATATTAGGTTTAAGGTTGGTGATAACGATTACCATTTTCAGGAACGTGTTAAAGCGTTTACTTTAAAGGATTTTGAAAACCTGTTTGAACAAGCTAATGTGTATTTATTGGATGTTTTTGGCGACTACAAATTGCGTAAGTTTAGCCCCAAAACTTCTGAGCGCTTAGTCATGATTTTTAAATAA
- a CDS encoding THUMP domain-containing protein — protein sequence MEENFNMVAKTLFGFEDLLENELKQLGAQSIKKGVRNVAFVGDKGFMYKANLGLRTAIKILKPIHSFSVNNEKDLYNKIYAMDWSKYLKPTGTLAVDATIHSHLFSHSLYIAQKTKDAIVDKFRDASGQRPNVDLKFPDLKINLHVDRNRVTVSLDSSGDSLHKRGYKTATNIAPINEVLAAGMVMFSGWDGQCDFMDPMCGSGTILIEAAMIACNIPPNLMRKEFAFERWPDWDVDLFEKIEESLLKKTRDFHYKIIGFDKAPSAVFKATENVKNAQLEDFIEIRREDFFKTPKTGDNKLHMVFNPPYGERLNIEMEKFYAKIGDTLKQNYPGTDAWFITSNLDALKYVGLRPSKKIQLYNAKLDSRLVKYVMYEGSKKSKHLK from the coding sequence ATGGAAGAAAATTTTAATATGGTCGCCAAAACCTTATTTGGCTTTGAAGATTTACTAGAAAACGAACTTAAACAACTTGGAGCGCAAAGCATAAAAAAGGGTGTTAGAAACGTTGCTTTTGTTGGTGACAAAGGGTTTATGTACAAGGCTAATTTGGGGTTACGAACCGCAATAAAAATATTAAAGCCCATTCATTCCTTTAGCGTTAACAACGAAAAGGACCTTTATAATAAAATTTACGCCATGGATTGGAGTAAGTATTTAAAGCCAACGGGGACTTTGGCCGTAGATGCTACTATTCATTCGCATTTGTTCTCGCATTCGTTATACATCGCTCAAAAAACAAAAGATGCTATAGTGGATAAATTTCGTGATGCTTCAGGGCAGCGACCTAATGTTGATTTAAAGTTTCCTGATCTTAAAATAAACTTGCATGTAGATAGGAATCGTGTTACAGTATCGTTAGATTCATCGGGCGATTCTCTTCACAAGCGCGGTTACAAAACGGCTACCAATATTGCACCTATAAACGAGGTGCTGGCGGCTGGAATGGTTATGTTTTCTGGTTGGGATGGCCAGTGCGACTTTATGGACCCAATGTGCGGAAGTGGTACCATACTTATCGAAGCGGCCATGATTGCCTGTAATATTCCGCCAAACCTGATGCGTAAAGAGTTTGCTTTTGAACGTTGGCCAGATTGGGATGTAGACCTTTTTGAAAAGATTGAAGAATCGCTGTTAAAAAAAACACGCGATTTCCATTACAAAATAATAGGCTTCGATAAAGCTCCGAGTGCTGTTTTTAAAGCTACAGAAAATGTTAAAAATGCACAATTGGAAGATTTTATTGAAATACGTCGTGAAGATTTTTTCAAAACCCCAAAAACCGGAGACAATAAGCTGCATATGGTGTTTAATCCGCCATACGGCGAACGCTTAAATATTGAAATGGAAAAATTTTACGCCAAAATTGGAGATACCCTAAAACAAAATTATCCGGGTACAGATGCTTGGTTTATAACCAGTAATTTGGATGCATTGAAATATGTAGGGTTGCGACCTTCAAAAAAAATTCAATTATATAATGCAAAACTCGATTCGCGTTTAGTTAAATACGTTATGTACGAGGGAAGCAAGAAAAGTAAGCATTTAAAGTAA
- a CDS encoding ABC transporter ATP-binding protein/permease: MSASKPINKNQNDSKSKVTMAQAFKTIIWPRRNLVFIGLILIVIRSLSGLILPWQSKVLLDEVVPSKDLSQVYNLVAIVLMAIFVQAVTSFALTRILSVQAQYLISELRAQVQKKVLSLPISFFDNNKSGALVSRIMTDVEGVRNLIGTGLVQLVGGTVTAIVSLIILIKLNPWMTLFVFVPLSIFGYIALRAFKYIRPIFRKRGKINAEVKGRLTETLAGVRVIKAFNAENQENEVFEKGVDKLYQNVKKSLTATALMTSSSTFLIGVATTGIMGIGGYYMMHDEMTTGDFLFFTLILGFMIAPIVQMSNIGSQLTEALAGLDRTEELMNMAAEADDTERSIELEHLNGDIEFHNVSFAYETDKEVLHNISFKAPAGSVTALVGSSGSGKSTIAGLSATFLNPKSGKVTIDNQDLSQIKLESYRKYLGVVLQDEFLFEGTIRENIMFPRPNASEKELQDAINAAFVNEFTDRFENGLDTLIGERGVKLSGGQRQRLAIARAILANPKIIILDEATSNLDTESEALIQKSLGELVKNRTTIVIAHRLSTIRKADQILVVEAGRIVERGTHHELMANAGRYFDLYTYQAKI; the protein is encoded by the coding sequence ATGTCTGCCTCAAAACCAATTAATAAAAATCAAAACGATTCTAAATCCAAGGTAACCATGGCGCAAGCCTTCAAAACTATTATTTGGCCTCGGCGGAATTTAGTTTTTATTGGTCTTATTTTAATTGTTATTAGGAGTTTGTCGGGATTAATATTGCCTTGGCAAAGTAAAGTTTTGTTAGATGAAGTTGTGCCAAGTAAAGATCTAAGTCAAGTTTACAACTTAGTAGCCATTGTCTTAATGGCTATTTTTGTACAGGCTGTTACATCGTTTGCTTTAACGCGCATTTTAAGTGTTCAGGCACAGTATCTCATCAGCGAATTGCGTGCTCAAGTACAAAAAAAAGTGTTGTCTTTGCCCATTAGTTTTTTCGACAATAACAAGTCCGGAGCCTTGGTTTCTCGAATAATGACAGATGTTGAAGGTGTTCGAAACTTAATTGGCACGGGCTTGGTACAATTGGTTGGCGGCACGGTAACTGCGATTGTTTCATTAATAATTTTAATAAAACTAAATCCGTGGATGACGCTTTTTGTATTTGTGCCACTTTCTATTTTTGGGTATATCGCATTACGGGCGTTTAAATACATTCGGCCCATCTTTAGAAAACGCGGAAAAATTAATGCCGAAGTCAAAGGCCGACTGACTGAAACTTTAGCTGGCGTGCGTGTTATAAAAGCATTTAATGCTGAAAATCAAGAAAATGAAGTGTTTGAAAAAGGGGTAGATAAACTCTACCAAAACGTTAAAAAAAGCTTGACCGCTACGGCGCTTATGACCTCTTCTTCAACATTTTTAATAGGCGTAGCAACCACAGGCATCATGGGCATTGGTGGGTATTATATGATGCATGATGAAATGACTACGGGTGACTTTCTGTTTTTCACTCTAATTCTAGGGTTTATGATTGCACCTATTGTTCAAATGAGTAATATTGGCAGCCAACTCACCGAAGCTTTAGCAGGATTAGATAGAACCGAAGAATTAATGAACATGGCTGCAGAAGCCGATGATACTGAAAGATCTATTGAATTGGAACATCTAAACGGCGATATAGAATTCCATAACGTTTCATTTGCCTACGAGACCGATAAAGAGGTGCTTCATAACATTAGTTTTAAAGCCCCTGCTGGTTCCGTTACGGCTTTGGTGGGAAGTTCAGGCTCTGGAAAATCGACTATAGCTGGGTTATCGGCTACGTTTTTAAATCCTAAATCAGGAAAAGTGACCATCGACAATCAAGATTTATCTCAAATAAAACTGGAGAGTTACCGTAAATATCTTGGTGTGGTTCTTCAAGATGAATTTTTATTTGAAGGTACCATAAGGGAGAATATTATGTTTCCAAGGCCCAATGCTTCAGAAAAGGAACTTCAGGATGCCATAAATGCTGCATTTGTTAACGAGTTTACAGATAGATTTGAAAACGGACTTGATACTTTAATAGGTGAACGTGGCGTTAAACTTTCTGGCGGACAACGGCAACGCCTGGCTATTGCCCGTGCTATTCTAGCTAACCCGAAAATTATTATTTTAGATGAAGCTACTTCTAATCTAGATACCGAAAGTGAAGCACTCATTCAAAAAAGTTTAGGCGAACTTGTTAAAAACAGGACAACCATTGTTATCGCGCACCGCTTAAGTACAATTCGGAAAGCAGACCAAATTTTAGTAGTTGAAGCGGGGCGTATTGTTGAACGTGGCACACACCATGAGCTTATGGCAAATGCTGGAAGGTATTTTGATCTGTACACCTACCAAGCGAAAATTTAA
- a CDS encoding DinB family protein, whose product MMNITDLNTTEYANYYANYLDLVPKETTLIEGFKKGFHSVFEFFENIPAVKLNYAYAHEKWSVKEVFQHLIDTERIFQYRCFCIARQDKTPLPGFNQDDYIVPSEAKNKSMDALVAEFKTVRLSFLTLLESLNDSDLKSVGNVSGNAMSARAAAFIVLGHYLWHIDIISKRYL is encoded by the coding sequence ATGATGAACATTACCGATCTAAATACAACCGAATATGCAAATTATTACGCCAATTATCTGGATTTGGTACCGAAAGAAACCACGTTAATTGAAGGCTTTAAGAAAGGGTTCCACAGTGTGTTCGAGTTCTTTGAAAACATTCCCGCTGTTAAATTGAATTATGCCTATGCCCACGAAAAATGGAGCGTTAAAGAAGTCTTTCAGCACTTAATAGATACCGAACGTATTTTTCAATACCGCTGTTTTTGCATAGCTAGACAAGACAAAACGCCTTTACCCGGTTTTAATCAAGATGATTATATAGTACCATCAGAAGCTAAGAACAAAAGTATGGATGCGCTTGTTGCAGAGTTTAAAACAGTACGCTTAAGCTTTTTAACCTTGCTGGAGTCTTTGAACGATAGCGATTTAAAATCCGTTGGAAATGTGAGCGGTAATGCCATGTCTGCTCGGGCTGCTGCCTTTATTGTTTTAGGACATTATCTATGGCACATAGACATCATAAGTAAACGCTATTTATAA
- a CDS encoding multidrug effflux MFS transporter, translated as MDKPQHFKFEFVALMAALMSIVALSIDALLPALPEIGASLGVTSVANNQLLITMIFLGIGFGQLILGPLSDSFGRKPLVYTGFIIFIIASIICVSTTNFELMIVGRTLQGFGLASARTISISMVRDEFSGDYMAKIISIIVMFFLLVPVIAPTLGQFLMQFFSWESVFYFNLIFGMLIMFWFWSRQPETLEKEKRIKFSSSLFVDGTKEFFKNKGAIAFTLISGFITGSFMVYLSTSQQIFQEQYNLAEMFPYIFASLAISIGLATFINSRLVVKFGMMRIAFTACIAYALISVFYVVLFWSGNNPSIYILLGFFALQFFAVGFLFGNLRALAMQPLGHIAGIGAAINGFLSTVLAVPIANYIGSFIKTSVLPLFVGFSVFGILSLLVFIFLKRQKPSVSLA; from the coding sequence ATGGATAAACCCCAACATTTCAAGTTTGAATTTGTAGCCTTAATGGCTGCTTTAATGTCTATTGTAGCCCTTTCTATCGATGCCTTGTTACCTGCATTACCAGAAATAGGAGCATCTTTAGGTGTTACGAGTGTAGCCAACAACCAATTACTCATCACTATGATTTTTTTAGGTATTGGATTTGGACAGTTAATTTTAGGGCCTTTGTCGGATAGCTTTGGAAGAAAACCATTGGTATATACCGGATTCATTATTTTTATAATAGCCAGTATCATTTGCGTAAGTACTACGAATTTCGAGTTAATGATTGTGGGTAGAACGTTGCAAGGTTTTGGATTAGCTTCAGCCAGAACTATTAGTATTTCGATGGTTAGGGATGAATTTAGTGGCGATTACATGGCTAAAATAATTTCTATAATTGTCATGTTTTTCCTCTTAGTCCCTGTTATAGCCCCCACCCTTGGGCAATTTTTGATGCAATTTTTTAGTTGGGAATCTGTATTCTATTTCAACTTGATTTTTGGTATGTTGATTATGTTCTGGTTTTGGTCCAGACAACCAGAAACCCTCGAAAAAGAAAAGCGCATTAAATTTTCGTCGAGCCTGTTTGTTGATGGTACAAAAGAGTTCTTCAAAAACAAAGGCGCCATTGCTTTTACATTAATTTCAGGATTTATTACTGGTTCTTTTATGGTGTATTTGAGTACCTCGCAGCAAATATTTCAAGAGCAATACAACCTTGCAGAAATGTTCCCCTATATTTTTGCAAGTCTGGCTATTTCTATCGGTTTGGCGACTTTTATAAACAGTAGGCTTGTTGTTAAATTTGGTATGATGCGTATTGCGTTTACCGCTTGTATAGCCTATGCCCTAATATCTGTTTTTTATGTTGTTTTATTCTGGTCTGGAAACAACCCGAGCATTTACATTTTATTAGGCTTTTTTGCACTACAATTTTTTGCAGTCGGTTTTCTTTTTGGAAATTTAAGAGCATTGGCCATGCAACCTCTTGGACACATAGCCGGTATAGGAGCTGCAATAAATGGTTTTTTATCGACGGTTTTGGCTGTACCAATAGCCAACTACATTGGAAGTTTCATTAAAACATCCGTTTTACCCTTGTTTGTTGGATTTTCTGTTTTTGGAATACTTTCATTACTCGTATTTATTTTTCTAAAAAGACAGAAACCAAGTGTGAGTTTGGCATAA
- a CDS encoding Crp/Fnr family transcriptional regulator — translation MNIKPLLEYIGNNVDLTEEEEAFLESKVNYRKYLKGQYVVQQGDVCKIECFVVSGCTKMFHMDEAGQEHIVMFSIENWWTGDMGSFITQTPSDFNVQCIENTELILFHHDYIEELYAKIPKLERFFRKIIERAFAASQKRIVRNFSLSAKDRYLYFNSQYPEIEQRIPQYMIASYLGITKEFLSKIKNEIALER, via the coding sequence ATGAACATAAAGCCACTTTTAGAATATATTGGAAACAACGTTGACCTAACAGAAGAGGAGGAAGCTTTTTTAGAATCTAAAGTAAATTATAGAAAGTATTTAAAAGGCCAATATGTAGTCCAACAAGGTGATGTTTGTAAAATTGAATGTTTTGTAGTTTCGGGGTGTACCAAAATGTTTCACATGGACGAAGCAGGGCAGGAGCACATTGTCATGTTTTCAATTGAAAATTGGTGGACCGGGGATATGGGAAGTTTTATAACCCAAACGCCATCCGATTTTAATGTGCAATGTATCGAGAACACCGAATTGATTCTGTTTCACCATGATTACATTGAAGAACTTTATGCCAAAATACCCAAGCTGGAACGTTTTTTCAGAAAAATAATAGAACGTGCCTTTGCCGCCTCACAAAAACGTATTGTTAGAAATTTTAGTCTTTCAGCAAAAGACAGGTACCTGTACTTTAACAGCCAATATCCAGAAATAGAGCAACGTATCCCGCAGTATATGATTGCTTCTTACTTGGGCATTACCAAAGAGTTTCTGTCTAAAATTAAAAACGAAATTGCCCTAGAGCGATAA
- a CDS encoding YceI family protein, whose amino-acid sequence MKNTVKKLGLMVIVAFAAFSFTEINVVNKEVKIEESNVVWKGYKVTGAHEGTIEIKSGSLAFEDDKLIGGEFVIDMTTINTTDLEGEYKGKLDGHLKSDDFFGVENYPTAKLVFKKVEASGKNAYNVNADLTIKGKTNPISFTISIYGNKATANLKIDRSKYDVRYGSTSFFDNLKDKAIYDEFDLIADLQF is encoded by the coding sequence ATGAAAAATACAGTTAAAAAATTAGGCTTAATGGTTATCGTTGCATTTGCAGCTTTTTCATTCACCGAAATCAATGTTGTTAATAAAGAGGTGAAAATTGAAGAGAGCAATGTAGTTTGGAAGGGTTACAAAGTTACAGGAGCTCACGAGGGTACCATTGAAATTAAATCTGGCTCTTTAGCTTTCGAAGATGATAAATTAATAGGCGGTGAGTTTGTTATAGATATGACAACCATCAATACTACAGATTTAGAGGGCGAGTACAAAGGAAAATTAGATGGGCACTTAAAATCTGATGACTTTTTTGGTGTAGAAAACTATCCTACAGCAAAACTGGTTTTCAAAAAGGTTGAAGCTTCAGGTAAAAACGCCTATAATGTAAATGCAGATTTAACTATAAAAGGAAAAACAAACCCAATTAGTTTTACTATTTCAATTTATGGTAATAAAGCAACGGCTAATTTAAAAATAGACCGAAGCAAATATGATGTACGCTACGGTTCAACCAGCTTTTTCGATAATTTAAAAGATAAAGCTATTTATGATGAATTCGATTTAATTGCAGACTTGCAATTCTAA
- a CDS encoding acyloxyacyl hydrolase, with protein MLSKIYSKISYFCVTLCVLMFLPDQVHTQINKEHIKIGFASGVGSQSRYPFNQSDYTHEILFYKGQINFTLKEKRRWAYELHIEPGFNTIEHQLLNKWFVKEDDYKNYEEKKELFLKKRSINEYVLNFGFAVRYTIIKNFSSYVIGSVGPMISDKATERLAKGYAFSDVLGLGVSYQIEKWQLGFRYSIRHTSNLDMKYPNSGHNTTNTEFSILYQL; from the coding sequence ATGTTAAGTAAAATTTATAGTAAAATAAGCTATTTTTGCGTTACGCTATGCGTTTTGATGTTTCTTCCTGATCAAGTACATACACAGATAAATAAGGAACATATTAAAATAGGCTTTGCATCAGGCGTCGGTTCGCAAAGTAGATACCCTTTTAACCAGAGCGATTACACACACGAGATTTTATTTTATAAAGGACAAATCAACTTCACTTTAAAAGAGAAAAGAAGGTGGGCTTACGAACTCCATATAGAGCCAGGGTTTAATACTATAGAACATCAGTTATTAAATAAATGGTTTGTCAAAGAGGATGATTACAAAAATTATGAGGAAAAAAAGGAGCTCTTCCTAAAAAAAAGATCCATAAATGAATATGTGCTAAATTTCGGTTTCGCTGTTAGATATACTATTATAAAAAACTTCAGTTCTTATGTTATAGGTAGTGTTGGCCCTATGATTTCCGACAAAGCTACCGAACGGCTAGCCAAAGGGTATGCCTTCTCGGATGTGTTAGGCCTTGGGGTATCTTACCAAATAGAAAAATGGCAATTGGGCTTTAGGTATTCCATCAGGCATACGTCCAATCTAGACATGAAGTACCCAAACAGTGGACATAATACCACGAACACCGAGTTTTCAATTCTATATCAATTATAA
- a CDS encoding acyl-CoA carboxylase subunit beta, whose amino-acid sequence MESKQDKIDKLNKYIDQAHLGGGQKRIDKQHANKKLTARERIDYLLDEGSFDEIGALVTHRTTDFGMADQKYFGDGVVTGHGSINGRLVYVYAQDFTVFGGSLSETHAEKICKIMDLAVKVGAPIIGLNDSGGARIQEGVRSLGGYADIFYRNVQASGVIPQISAIMGPCAGGAVYSPAMTDFTIMVENSSYMFVTGPNVVKTVTNEEVTSEELGGASTHATKSGVAHKTSSNDVQCLEDVKKLLSYLPQNNKEKPKKERIELNDEICDVLSDIVPDNPNKPYDMHAVISGIIDKDSFYEIHKDFAGSIIVGFARLGGQSVGIVANQPMAFAGVLGVNSSRKAARFTRFCDCFNIPLLVLVDVPGFLPGTDQEWNGIIVHGAKLLYALSEATVPRVTLITRKAYGGAYDVMNSKHIGADYNYAWPGAEIAVMGAKGASEIIFRKEIAHSDNPEEKLAEKEAEYAETFANPYRAAQRGFIDEIILPKNTRKKLLKAFASLENKSVERPKRKHGNIPL is encoded by the coding sequence ATGGAATCTAAGCAAGATAAGATTGATAAACTAAATAAATACATTGACCAAGCCCATTTGGGAGGTGGCCAAAAGCGTATTGATAAACAACACGCCAATAAAAAATTAACGGCTCGTGAGCGTATTGACTATTTATTGGATGAAGGATCGTTTGATGAGATTGGAGCTCTGGTGACGCACCGAACGACAGACTTTGGGATGGCCGACCAAAAATATTTTGGTGATGGTGTAGTAACGGGTCACGGCTCCATTAATGGTCGATTGGTTTATGTTTATGCTCAGGATTTTACGGTTTTTGGGGGCTCACTTTCTGAAACCCATGCCGAAAAAATATGTAAAATCATGGATTTAGCCGTAAAAGTAGGTGCGCCCATTATTGGGTTAAACGATTCAGGAGGGGCACGTATTCAAGAAGGTGTGCGCTCACTTGGTGGCTATGCCGATATTTTTTATAGAAATGTTCAGGCCTCAGGGGTTATTCCCCAAATATCGGCTATTATGGGACCCTGTGCTGGTGGGGCTGTGTACTCTCCTGCCATGACTGATTTTACGATAATGGTTGAAAATTCCAGCTACATGTTCGTTACCGGTCCTAATGTGGTAAAAACCGTAACCAATGAAGAGGTTACCAGCGAAGAGTTGGGTGGTGCATCTACTCATGCTACTAAATCTGGGGTGGCGCACAAAACATCGTCTAATGATGTACAATGCTTAGAGGACGTAAAAAAATTGTTGAGCTATTTGCCTCAAAACAATAAAGAAAAACCAAAAAAGGAACGTATTGAATTAAATGATGAAATATGCGATGTGCTATCGGATATCGTTCCCGATAATCCCAATAAACCTTACGATATGCATGCTGTTATTTCGGGAATTATAGACAAGGACTCATTCTATGAAATCCACAAAGACTTTGCGGGTAGCATTATTGTTGGTTTTGCCCGTTTAGGAGGGCAAAGTGTTGGCATTGTGGCCAATCAACCCATGGCCTTTGCAGGTGTTTTAGGCGTTAATAGTTCCAGAAAAGCGGCGCGTTTTACACGTTTTTGCGATTGTTTCAATATTCCGTTATTGGTTTTAGTTGATGTTCCCGGTTTTTTACCTGGCACCGACCAAGAATGGAACGGTATTATTGTTCATGGAGCAAAACTGTTGTATGCTCTAAGTGAGGCTACTGTTCCCAGAGTCACTCTTATTACCAGAAAAGCTTATGGTGGTGCATACGATGTGATGAACTCAAAACACATTGGAGCCGATTATAATTATGCATGGCCAGGAGCTGAAATCGCTGTTATGGGTGCCAAAGGTGCCAGTGAAATTATTTTTAGAAAAGAAATAGCCCATTCTGATAACCCTGAAGAAAAATTGGCAGAAAAAGAAGCCGAATACGCCGAAACCTTTGCTAATCCCTACAGAGCTGCACAGCGTGGTTTTATTGACGAAATTATACTTCCTAAAAACACCAGAAAGAAACTTCTTAAAGCTTTTGCTTCATTAGAGAATAAAAGCGTAGAAAGGCCGAAACGGAAACATGGTAATATTCCGCTATGA
- the accC gene encoding acetyl-CoA carboxylase biotin carboxylase subunit, whose protein sequence is MKKILVANRGEIAVRVMKTARKMGVKTVAIYSTADRNAPHVKFADEAVCIGEPPSSESYLRGDKIVEVAKKLNVDGIHPGYGFLSENAAFAELCEQNNITFIGPRSKAIKIMGSKLAAKEAVKEYNIPMVPGIDQAITDVIKAKTIARNIGFPILIKASAGGGGKGMRVVEKESDLESQMKRAISEAKSAFGDGSVFIEKYVTAPRHIEIQVMADSHGNYLHFFERECSIQRRHQKVVEEAPSSILTPKLRKQMGEAAIKVAKSCDYLGAGTVEFLLDDNHNFYFLEMNTRLQVEHPVTEWITGVDLVELQIKVARGEKLNIEQDDLEIYGHALELRVYAEDPLNDFLPSVGHLSTYKIPEGDGIRVDNGFEEGMDVPIYYDPMLSKLITYGKTREEAIQLMIKAIDNYKIEGVETTLQFGKYVCEHDAFRSGHFDTNFVKLHYAPEHIKIQMEDKAKLAAMIGLKQYLKDRKILRLPQ, encoded by the coding sequence ATGAAAAAAATTTTAGTAGCAAATCGAGGCGAAATTGCGGTTCGTGTCATGAAAACAGCTCGAAAAATGGGCGTTAAAACCGTGGCCATTTATTCTACTGCAGATAGAAATGCACCTCACGTTAAATTTGCAGACGAGGCAGTTTGTATTGGAGAGCCGCCATCCAGCGAATCGTATTTACGCGGCGATAAAATTGTTGAAGTAGCTAAAAAATTAAATGTTGACGGTATTCATCCCGGTTACGGTTTTTTAAGTGAAAATGCAGCTTTTGCCGAATTGTGCGAACAAAATAATATCACGTTTATTGGTCCGCGATCTAAGGCCATTAAAATAATGGGAAGCAAACTCGCCGCCAAAGAAGCAGTAAAAGAGTATAACATCCCTATGGTGCCGGGTATTGATCAGGCTATTACCGATGTCATTAAAGCCAAGACAATAGCCCGCAACATTGGTTTTCCAATTTTAATAAAAGCTTCTGCTGGCGGTGGCGGAAAAGGTATGCGTGTGGTTGAAAAGGAAAGCGATTTAGAGTCTCAGATGAAACGTGCCATCAGTGAAGCTAAATCGGCTTTTGGCGATGGCTCCGTGTTTATTGAAAAATATGTAACTGCTCCCCGACACATTGAAATTCAAGTGATGGCCGATAGCCATGGGAACTATTTACATTTCTTTGAGCGTGAATGCAGTATACAGCGACGGCATCAAAAAGTAGTAGAAGAAGCGCCATCTTCTATTTTAACGCCCAAACTAAGGAAACAAATGGGAGAAGCAGCCATCAAAGTGGCTAAATCGTGTGATTATTTAGGCGCCGGTACCGTAGAATTTTTATTGGATGACAACCACAATTTCTATTTTTTAGAAATGAATACTCGCCTTCAAGTAGAACACCCCGTTACGGAATGGATTACCGGAGTCGATTTAGTGGAACTCCAAATTAAAGTGGCTCGAGGCGAAAAACTTAATATAGAACAAGACGATTTAGAAATTTATGGTCATGCTTTAGAATTACGCGTTTATGCCGAAGATCCGTTGAACGATTTTTTACCAAGTGTAGGACATTTAAGTACTTATAAAATACCTGAAGGTGATGGTATTCGGGTGGATAATGGTTTTGAAGAAGGTATGGATGTGCCTATTTATTACGATCCCATGCTTTCAAAATTAATCACTTATGGGAAAACCCGAGAAGAAGCCATTCAATTGATGATAAAAGCCATCGACAATTATAAAATTGAAGGTGTCGAAACTACGCTTCAGTTTGGGAAGTATGTCTGTGAACATGATGCTTTTCGCTCTGGACACTTCGATACTAATTTCGTAAAACTTCATTACGCCCCTGAGCACATAAAAATTCAAATGGAAGACAAAGCTAAATTAGCTGCTATGATTGGGCTAAAACAATATTTAAAAGACCGTAAAATTTTACGACTACCTCAATAA